In the genome of Candoia aspera isolate rCanAsp1 chromosome 1, rCanAsp1.hap2, whole genome shotgun sequence, one region contains:
- the RAD9A gene encoding cell cycle checkpoint control protein RAD9A isoform X1, which produces MKCIVTGGNVKALGKAIHALSRIGDEIYVEPLQEGLSLRAINTSRSAYACFLFTPLFFQHYQPGESGSDPGVGAFRCKVLMKSFLAVFRSLPSLEKTVEKCLMSLNPRMNRFRVQLHCKYGVVKTHDLSFQECELLQAVFDTRQYAHLLRAPPRLLVDAVVHFPLTLAEVTLGASPDGKVTLRSYLEEETEPSRMMVTEMCLSEDEFQAFHIKQETQVTFCLKEFRGFLSFAESSNLSLDIHFDIPGRPAIFTVEDPVLELQLVLATLSESESRLSACTHKPVAPASDFTNDGIDAYMVAMETTCDGAEPSPSPTFPTRHPSSETRESESENEDTILGTPPQKRFRSLFFGSVLSQSQAGTRSFCSQEVLAEDSEGDS; this is translated from the exons ATGAAGTGCATAGTTACAGGGGGCAATGTGAAAG CCCTGGGGAAAGCGATACACGCTCTCTCCCGGATTGGAGATGAAATCTACGTTGAACCACTACAGGAAGGG TTGTCTCTGCGTGCAATAAACACATCTCGCTCTGCCTATGCCTGCTTCCTGTTCACCCCACTCTTCTTCCAGCACTATCAGCCTGGGGAATCTGGATCAGACCCAGGTGTGGGTGCTTTCCGATGCAAGGTGCTCATGAAG TCTTTCTTAGCTGTATTCCGCTCACTCCCTTCTCTGGAGAAGACAGTGGAGAAATGTCTCATGTCACTGAATCCCCGGATGAACCGATTCCGTGTGCAGCTGCATTGCAAATATG GGGTTGTCAAGACTCACGATTTGTCATTCCAGGAATGTGAATTGTTACAGGCTGTCTTTGACACAAGACAATATGCCCATCTGCTGCGTGCCCCTCCCAG GCTATTGGTAGATGCTGTGGTTCATTTCCCACTGACCCTGGCTGAGGTGACCCTGGGTGCCAGCCCTGATGGGAAGGTGACTCTCCGCAGTTACCTGGAAGAAGAGACAG AGCCAAGTCGGATGATGGTGACAGAGATGTGTCTGAGTGAGGATGAGTTCCAGGCCTTCCACATCAAGCAAGAAACACAAGTAACTTTCTGCCTTAAGGAATTCCGG GGTTTTTTGAGTTTTGCTGAGTCCTCGAATCTTTCCCTTGATATCCACTTTGACATACCTGGCAG GCCAGCTATCTTTACTGTGGAAGATCCTGTGCTGGAACTACAGCTGGTCCTGGCCACGCTTTCCGAATCAGAAAGTCGTCTATCGGCCTG CACTCACAAGCCGGTTGCCCCAGCCTCTGATTTCACCAACGATGGCATTGATGCCTACATGGTAGCCATGGAGACCACATGCGATGGAGCAGAACCGTCTCCCAGCCCCACTTTCCCCACAAGACATCCCAGTTCTGAGACCAGGGAGTCAGAGAGTGAAAATGAGGATACTATCCTTGGCACACCACCACAAAAGAGG